In Deltaproteobacteria bacterium, the genomic window GCCGTTTTGAGAACCGGCGGCGCGCCGCCGGCAGCGGCCGCCGCCGAGCGGGCAACGACTCCAATAGACGGTCACGCGCAGTGACGTGGCCGGGGAGGTGCGTATGCGCATTGGACACGGATTCGACATCCACCGCTTAGTCAGCGGCCGGCCGCTGCGGCTCGCTGGCATCACCGTCCCGTACGAGGCCGGGTTGCTGGGGCATTCCGACGGCGACGTGGTGCTGCACGCCGTTTGCGACGCCTTGCTCGGTGCGATCGCGGCCGGCGATGTGGGCCGGCTGTTCCCCGACAGTGATCCGCGCTTCAAGGGCATCGACAGCACCGAGCTGCTGCGCGAGGTGGTGCGGCGCGTCCACGGCTTGGGCTACGTCGTGCGCAACCTCGATGTCACGGTGCAGGCCGAACGGCCTCGGCTGGCCGAGCACATCGAGAGCATGCGCACGCGCCTGGCCGAGCTGCTGGTGGTGGACAGCAGCATGGTCAGCGTGAAGGCGAAGACGATGGAGGGCCTTGACGCCGTTGGCCGCGGGGAGGCGATCGCCGCCACCGCGGTGGTGCTGTGTAAGCCGGTGACGAAGGACGAGTGAGCAACTGCTCCGGCGGCTAACGCGCCGCCAGCCAGACTTGCAGCCCCTTGCCCGCCCGCTGGCGCAGTTCCTGATTGAGGGCGAAGCGCTCGAGCGCTTGCTTGAGCGCGCGCGCCGCCGTCGGTACGGGGTGGGCACGAAAGAAGGCGGCAACCTCGTGCTTATAGGCGCTGGTTTGCAACTGCGTGGTGGCATCGATCACCCGCGACACCATCATTGGCGGTAGGCGCTGCGAGAGCTCGGCCCAGCGCCGCTTCAGGAACTGCCACGCCGCTGCGCGTGCTCCCGGGTTGGCGAACAGCCGCACCAGCAGGAGGCCGACATCCTGCGTCGACACCTCCTCGCTGAGCGTGAGTTCGAGCGTGCGCTCGATCAGCGCCGGGGAGCGGAAATCGCCGAGCGCCAGCTGGTACCGGCGCCGCTCTTGCGGCGTCTGCGCCTGGCGCACCGCGGCGAGGAATTGCTCGTAACGATCGCCATCGCCTTCACGCGCCGCCATCGCGATCAGCGGATCGGCGAGATTGGGTTCAAGCGCATGGCGGTCGCGCAGGTAGGCGGCGAAGCGATCCGGAACTTCGGCAACGATTGCCGGCGACGAGGCGATGTCGCCGGCCAGCCGCAGTACCGAGGCGCGCCGCAAGCGCACGTCGTCGGTTTCTCCGGCTGCCGCCTGCCAGCCGAGCTGCTGCCACGCCGCTTCATAGGTCCCCGCCAGCCAGCGGCGGAAGGTCGGGCCGCCGTCAACCGCGGGAACCAACTGGTCGTCGACAAAACGCAACGCCGAGGCTAGGGCGTCGAGGACGTCGAAATCGCTCTCGCTCCCAAGACTACCGGCGAGGTCGAGGAAGCTGCCAATCTCGGCGTGGCCGGCGCGCACCGCAGCCCACTGATGACCGACCAGGCCGAGGCGCTCGACTGGGGTGAGCGCGGTGAAGTTGCCGGCGCGCAGCGCCGCTAGTGTCCCCTCGTCGTGCAGCACGTGGTAGAAGCCGCCTTCCGCGGCGTTAGCGTAAACCCAAGGCACGCGCCGGGCCGGACCCAGCGCCATTGCGCCGCGGCCGGCGGTCAGCAGCTGGCGCGCAGGCTGCCGCGTAGCGGGTGACTTCACGACCACGGGTAACGGCCAGCGCTGCCCCGTCGGTTTAGCCTTCGGGTTGGCGAAGAAGCGTGTTTGGCGCAGTTCGAGCACGGCTTGTCCGTTGCGCTCAATGCGGCGCGCCGCCAGCAGCGGAAAGCCGGGCTGCTCGATCCAACCGCGCGCCACCCGCGCCACCTTCTGGCCCGAGGCTGCTTCGAGCGCGCGCCACAAGTCGGCGGCGGTGGCGTTGCCTTCGCGGTGACTACGGATGTATTGGCGCACGCCCCGGCGAAAGGCGGTCGGTCCGAGGTAGCTCTCGATCATGCGCACCACCGCGGCGCCCTTTTCGTAGGTGATCGCGTCGAAGTTCTCGGTCGCCTGAGCCGGGCTGCGCACTTCGGTATAGATCGGGTGGGTGTTGGCCAGCGCATCGAGGCTGAGGGCGGTGGCGCGGTGGTGGGCGAAGTTGTTCCACATCCGCCACTCGGGCTTCCACTCGTCGACGATGCGAATCGCCATCCAGGTGGCAAAGGCTTCATTCAGCCAGAGATCGTCCCACCAGGCCATGGTAACCAGATCGCCGTACCACATGTGCGCCAGCTCGTGGGCGATGACCTCGGCGATGCGCTTCTGCTCGGCCAGGGTGATGGTGGCGGGATCGACCAGGAGCAACGTTTCACGAAAAGTGACGGCGCCGGCGTTCTCCATTGCGCCGGCCTCGAAGTCCGGCACCGCCAGCAGATCGAGCTTGGCGTAGGGGTACGGCAGGCCGAAGTACTTCTCCAAGCGCGCCAGCGATTCGGCCGCCGCTTCGAGCGCGAAGCCGGTGAGATGATCTTTGCCCGGGACGTGCCAGATACGAATCGGGGTACGGCCGACGAAGCGCTCGGCCGTGGCCTCCAACTCGCCGATAGCGAGTGCGCACAGATAGGTCGACAGCTTGGGCGTGGTCGTGAAGAATACCGTCTTGCGGCCCTGGCCGTGGTGCTCGACGCGCTCGACCGGGTTATTGGAGACGACCTCGTGCTGCGCCTCGGTGGTAACGGAGAAGGTAAAGCGGGCCTTGTAGGCGGGTTCGTCGAAGCAGGGAAAGAAGCGGCGCGCGTCGGCGGCTTCGAGCTGGGTGAAGGCGTAGCGGCGCCCGTTGCTGGTGGCGGCGTACAAGCCGCGCAAATGTTTCTGAAGTGCGCCGGAAAAACCCAGCCGCAGTGTGGCGGCACCGGCGCCGACACGGGCCGGTAGCCGCAACTCGACGGTCTCGCGTTTCGGGTGAGGGGTGACGGTTGCGGTTACGTTGGTGTCGCCGGCGACCAACTCGGCGTGCTCGATCGCGAGATCCGCCGCGTGTAGTTCGATGGCGTTGCACGCGCGCCCGAGCTCCAGCGCCATGCTGACCTCGCCCTCAAAGCTGCCGGCGGTAAGGTCGGGGGTGATGTGCACAGCGTAATGCGATGGGCGCACGTGCGGATCGAGCCGGAATTCCGCTTCCGGCACTCGGCGGGCGGCTGCACCTCGCCCTGCCCGCGCCTGGGTTTGTGATCGCTTAGTGGTTCCTCTACCTTTCACAGCTGCCTCCATCACCGACACCTAAGAGAAGAGACTTCACCACAGAGGCACAGAGACGCGGAGAACGACGGCTTTGCGGCTTCGGGAAGCCCGCTTCTGAAACCTTCTTTCCTTATGAGGTTCAACTTCATGTCTCCGGAACTCGGTCTTCCGGCCTTCTCTGGACTCTACTGCCTCTGTGGTGGAACCGCGTTGTCCAATCAAGGTTAGGTTTGTACGCGCACCGGTTCTCAGTTCTCAGCGTAACGGAACAAGCGCTGGCCGATGGCGAACGACACCGCGCCGTAGGCCAGCAGGAGCGCCAGCGTCGGCGCGATCTCAAGCAGGGTGCGGTTGCGCAGCATGACGTCGTGCAGCGCCACCATCGACCATGTCGTCATCGCTCCCTGGGCAACCACTTGCATCCAGCGCGGCTGTTCGAAGAACGGCCACCAACAGCCGCCGATCGCCGCCAGAATGAACATCGCCGACAGGCCGACGGGGATAATCTGCTCACGCGTCCGCGCAACCGCGGCGATGATCACACTGAAGCTGGCCATCGAGAACACGATGGCAAACACCGTCAGTACGAACGCCAGTACCGAGTGGCCGAGTGAGAGCCGGTACATAAAATGGCCGAAGAGCAGCAGCAGCGTGAGCTGGGCCACGCCCACGAGCACCCGCGCCAGCAGCTTGCCGCCGAGTACGGCCCACGGTGCAATCGGCGCGATCGCGATCCGCCCGCTGGTGCCCCAGGCCTCTTCGTCGCGCAGGCCGAAGGCGACGCTCAAGAGCAGGCTCAGCAGCACGAAGGTTACGCTGAAACCCGGCACGTTCTGCTCCAGCGAGGAGAACTTCAAGCGCTCGCCGGTGAGCGGCCGTTCTGCAAGTGTAAGCAACTCCTCGTGGAAGGGATCGCCGAGCGCGGCCGCTTCGCGATCCGCCAGCAGCATCACGATCTTGATTGCGCTCAGTTCGGTCCCTTGCGCCGGGTCGGTGAGCAACTCGATGGTAGAGGGCCGGTTGGTGAGGTAGCGCTTGCTCATCCCCGCCGGCAACACCATCGCCGCCGCCGCGGTCTTGCCGTCGCGCACCCAGGCCGCGGCCTGGCCCCGTTCCACCTCTCGTACCTCGACGTGCTCGCGAAAGACCTTCATCAAGGCGTTGGCCACCGGCCCCTGGTCTTCGTTGACCACCGGCAGCACGATGTTGGCGCTGCCGCCGCCCTGGGTTTCGGCGACCACCAGGATCACGATGATCGGCACGATGACGACGAACACCAGCGCCGAGCGGTCGCGGGCAATCAGGCGCAAGTCCTTGCGCACCACCCAGAGCAGTTTGCGCAGATTGTTCACGGCGTGTCGTCCGTTGCGCCGCCGAACTTGCGCCGCATGCTGTCGAGCAGGGTGTCGACCGCGCCCTTGCTCAGTTGACGATCGAGCTGTTGGCGGAAGTTGCTGGTGAGGCTCAAGTCCTCCACCTGGATGTCGGTGGCCAGCCAGCGGCCGCTTGCCGCCCGCATGCGGTAGGAGACCAGAAACTCATCGCGCGGGGTAACGATCTTGGTGTTCACCTGCGTCAGCGCGCCGGCCGCGGCCTCGCCGACGTACTCGAACACCGGTTTGTCGAAGAACAGTAGCTTTTGCAGATAGGTGCGCTGGAACAGGGTGCGGAACAACTTGAGGAACTCCTGCTGCTGCGTGGCGGTGAAGTGCTTGACGTGCTCGCCCAGCGCGTCCTTGCCCATGTAATCGGTATCGAGGAAGCCCTCCAGCAGTTTTTCCAGCTCGGCGAGCTTTTGGTTGTGAGGGTGATCGGCGTTGACGATCGCGCGGGCACGTTCGAGCACCTCGCGGGTGTAATCGAGCGCGGTGCCGGCGCGGGCGGGCGAGCCGCTGCCGCAGCAGACGCCGGCTAAGAGCAATGCCACAAGCAGGCTTCCGCGCCGGCCCGTTTGCAAGCGCTCGACCATGCTAGTCCCGCAGCTCCTTGCCGGTCAGACGCAGGAAGAGCGTCTGCAAACTGAGCGGTGCGATCTGGATGGCGACGGTATCGCTATAGCGGCCGATCAAGGCACTGACCGCGGGCAAGGCGCGGCCGGCGCCGTCGGTGAAGATGCGCAGCACCCCGTCGCCGCGTTCGCTGCCGCACACGCCGGCGGCGCTGTTGAGCGGGCTCAGGTCGGTCGCCGGCGGCAAGCCGCGTAGCTCGATGACCTCGGCACAGCCGGCCGCAGCCAACAGGTCGCCGAGGTGGCCCATGGCGATGAGGCGGCCCTCATCGACGATGGCGATGCGATCGCACAGCTGCTCGGCCTCCTCCATGTAGTGCGTGGTGTAGAGGATGGCCGTACCCTCTTGGCGCAGGTTGCGCACGATCGAGAAGATGTGCTCGCGCGAGTGCGGGTCCACGCCCACGGTGGGTTCGTCGAGCAGCAGCAGCCGCGGCCGGTGAATCAGACTCACGGCCAGATTGAGCCGCCGTTTCATGCCGCCGGAAAACGTCACCACCGGATCATCGGCGCGGGCGTCGAGCTCGACCAAGGCCAGCAGTTGGCGCACACGCTCGCGCAGCGCCGCGCCGCGGACGCCGAAAATGCGGCCGAAGAAGCGCAGGTTCTCGGCTGCACTCAGCCCCGGGTAGAGCGAAATCTCCTGCGGCGCCACGCCGATGAGGGTGCGAACCGTAGCCGCCGCGCTGACGTTGTGGCCGAAGACGTAGGCCGCCCCGCCCGATGAACGCAGCCAGGTGGCGATGATCGAAATGGTCGTGGTCTTGCCCGCGCCGTTGGGGCCGAGCAAGCCGAAGACTTCGCCCTCGTGGACCTCGAAGGTGACCCCCCGGACCGCCTCGATCTCGCCGTAGCTCTTGCGCAAGTCCTCCACCCGCAAAGCGGCAGCTGCCGAGTGGCTGCGTTCGGCCGCTGACTGTAGTATCGCTGGCGGCTGGGCGGCGGGGCGAGGCGCGACGGTAACGGTGGCCATGGTTGCTGACGCGAGACGAGTCACGTCCGGTTGAGATTGCAGGAAACCAGATTTGGTTGCTCGGGGAAAGAGGTCAGGCAAAACTTTCCGCCCAGTAGCGGGAGTCTTTTTAGGCGTCGGAGGGACGGTATGAAGCAGGTAACGGCAGTCGGGGCAATGCTGCTGGCCTTGATGCTGGGGTCGGCGGCGGGCGCGAGCGAGGCCGGCGGGGCGTTGAGCCTGGGCGAGTGCATCCGGGCGGCGCTCGCCTACAGCCCCGATCTGGGCGTGGCGGCCGCCGATATTGCCGCGGCTCAGGCCCGGCTGGCGGAAGCCGAGGCCGGCCGCCTGGGCGAGGCCGGCTACACCCAGGTGCTGGGTTTGGTCAACGAGGCCCGGGGGAATGCGACCTACTCGCCCGACACCAAGGATGCGTTCTTCAGCGGTCTGGCGCCTTTCACCCGACTCGATCTGCACTTGGCGATTCCGCTGATGACGTTTGGCAAACTGCAGGCGGCCCTGGCGGCGGCCCAGCACGGCTTGGAGAGCCAGCGTGCCCTGAGCGTGGAGCGGCGGGCGGCGATCGTCGACAGCACCAAGCAGCTGTACTACGGCCTGATGTTGGCGCGCCAGCTCGGTGGCGTACTGCGCGAGATGCAGGAGACCCTGGACAAGGCGGTGGCGACGACGGAGCAGCGCATCGCCGAAAAGGCCGCGGGTGTCACCCAGCTTGATCTCCTCAAGCTCAAAGTGGGGCGCGCGCGCTTTGCCAAAGGCGTCGTCGAGGTGGAGGCTTCGGCGCAGCTGGCGCGAACGGCGCTAGCGCGCATGGTAGGCCGGCCGGGTGACGCTGCCTTCGACATTGCCGATCGTAGGCTGCAGCCGGTGGCGATCGCACTCCTGCCGATTGATGACTACCTCGCTCGTGCCCTCGATCGACGCGCGCAGTGGGCGGCGTTGCAGGCCGGTTTGGCGGCGCAGCAAGCCAAGGTCGCAATCGAGGAAGCGGAGTACTATCCTAAGGTGTTCTTCTCCACCGGCTTGCAGTTCGCCCGCGCCGGCAATCGCACCGAACAGAGCAACCCGTTCGCCAACGATGAGTTCAACTACCTGCGTCCCGTCGGTGTGTTGGGGGTGGACTGGGATCTCAATTTCCTCAGTACGCGCGCCAAAGTCGATCAGGCACGGGCCGAGCTCGAGCGCCTGCGCGCCCAGCGCCGTGAGGCCGAGACCGGCCTGCCGCTGGAACTGCGCAAGGCCTACCTCGACGTCACCCGCACCCGCGACACCGTGACGGCGGCCGAGGAGGGTCGCAAAGCGGGCCGGGGCTTGCTGGTGCTTACGGTCAGCAACTTCGACCTGGCGCTCGGCAGTGCCGAGGAGCTATTCGACGGTCTGGGAGCGTACACCGAGAGCAGCAGCGACTACTTCCGCGCGGTGCACGACTACAACGTAGCGGTGGCCACGCTGAGTCGGATCGTCGGTGAGCTGACCGACTTGCAGTACTGACGCCCATATGGGAGCGGCGCTGGCTACGTGCCTTTCCGCCTCGGCCCGTTCCTAACGCGACAGTCGTAGAGCGGTATCAGCCGTGATCGCGCGCTTGCCGAGGATGATAGCGTTGATCCGGCGCGACTCCACGTTGATATTCCGCGCCAAACGATACTGGCCCAACCCAAGCGGCTTGAGCAACTCCTCGTTCAGCGGATTCTCTACCCGGCCCGCAAACACGCGACCGGCATCTTGACGGGGTTCCGGGTGGCGCAGGCAAGAACTATCTGCGGCGGGGCGCGCAGGCCTGACCTCGCCTCTGCCACGTGGTCCCTTCGAGGCGGGAATGCCACGGAATCGCGGGGGCACCCGGCGAGCAGAGGCAGCGAGTTCCAGGTCAGGGCTTAACGGCAGGCGCGCTTGTATAGTTCGCTCAGCTTGTTGCGCAGGTCGGCATCGCTGAGGCCGGGCATGGCCGGTTTGAGCTCCGTGAGCTGCGCGCACGACTTGTCTGCCTTGCCTGTAGCCAGCGTCAAGCGAGCGGTCTCGTAGGCGGCCTCGTACCACGGCAGGTCGCCGGGCCGGACCGTCTTGGCGATCCGCTGCCAGTGGCTCAAGGCCCCGCTGGGGTTGCGGTTGGCCTCGGCGATCCGCGCCAGGCCGCGTAGCGCGGCCAGCGAATTGGGTTCAGCAGAGAGAACCTCCTGGTAGAGGCCGTCGGCTTTGCCCAGCTCCTGCGCCCCCTCGTATAGCCGCGCCAGGGTGAGCTTGGTTTTGTTGCTGCCTTCAGAGTCGGCCAGCAGTAGCTCATATAGACGCAGGGCGGTTTGCTGCGCCGCCGGCCAGGCCTCGCTCTCGCCTTTGTTCTTGCGGCGCGTGCCTTCCTTGACGAACCCGGCGGCCAGGGTCTCGATGGCGTCGCTCTTAGCATCGGCGCGCAACGCCGCGCCGTGCGCCTGCACCTCCGCCTGCGCTTGCGCGAAGCGACCCAGCCGTTGCAGCGCGCCCAGCCGCAGGCGGGTCACCTGCGCGAAAAGATCCGACTGATTGGGGTACTTCTGTTCGAAGTCGGTCAAGGTGGCCAGCGTTTGCTCATCGCGCGGCGGTGCCAGCAGGCTGCCATGCACCGCGTTCATGATCGCCGCCTTGGCCCGGATCTCCGCCAGCGGTAGCGCCTGCAGGTCGCCGCGGCGCTCGTAGTCCGCGGCCAATGGGGTGAAGGCAGCAAGGTCCTTGCCGATATCCGCGATCAATGCCTGGCGTTCCGCCCCGGTGACTTTGCCCTCCGCGCCGGCCTGCAAGAGCTCGAAGCGCGACTGTAGGGCGCCGAAGCGCGCGCGCAACTCGAAGCCCGGGTCGCCGCTCACTTGCCGGTATTGTTCGAGCGCCTCGTCAAACTGTTTGTGCGCCTGCAGCCATTCGCCGAGGCGGTAGCGTGCTTCATAGGCGGAGCGATGATCGCCGTATTGCGCCAGGTAGCTGCGCATGGCCGCCTCGTAGTCCTGCAGGGTGGCCTCGTCCTGCAAGGCGGCCTCGGGGTTCTTGGCGGCGACGGCTTCGAGGGCCTTGAAGCGCATGTAGGCGGCGTCGGCGCCGTAGCTGGGGTTGGGCTTGGCCAGCGCGGCGGCGAAGTGCGCGGCGGCCTCCGGGTACTCGGCGGCCTGGAACAAAGCCAGCCCTAACAGGTAGTGAGCTTCGGTCTGGACGCGCTTGGAATCGGCATCGCTGCTGGCGACGATGGCAGCGAGTAGCGGGCGCGCCTCTTTGTACTCACCCTTTTGCGCCAGCAGTCGCGCCACGGTCCATTTCGCCGCCGGGCTACCGGCCTGGGCCGCGAACTGCTGCGGGTCATCCAGCTCTGCCTGCATCAGCGCTTCGACCTTCTCCTGCCAGGCCGCGCCCGCGCGGCGCAGCTGATCCATGCCGCTCATGGCCTCCTGCCGGTAACGGGCGGCTTGGGCACCTGCCGACGCCTTGGCGGCGGCGAGCAGGGCGCGCACGCGGTAGTAGCGGATCAGCGCGGCATCGGCCGATTCGCTCGCCAGCAGGCCGTCGGCGATCCCGATGGTCTCCCGGTGCTTGCCGCTGCGGTAGGCGGCGTCGAGCAAACCCAGCCGAGCTTTGGCCCGCCGCTCGGCGGAAGTGTCTTTGTCGTCGACTACAATCTGGAAATCACGCGCCGCCCACTCGTAGTTACCCAGCTCGAGATGCGCCAAGCCGCGGCCGAGTAGGCTTTCGATGATCAACTCGTTGCGGCGCTCGCCGGCGGCGAATTCCGAGAAGCCTTGCGCCGCCTTTTCGAGCAGCGTCTTGCGCGGCTGACCGCCGTACAGGCGGGCGCCGTAGTAGTGCAGCCAGTTGAGGTAGTAGAGCGTTTGCGACGCCAGGGCCTGGGCTTCCTTCCAGTCGGCGGTTTCGTAGAGCGCTTCGAGGTCACCATCGGCATCCATCACCTGCTTCGCCGCTTGTTCCAGTTTGCCGCTGTTGGCGGCGTAAATACGTTCGAGCGGTGCGCTGATGGCCTCGTAGTCGCCGAGCAGCGTCTCCTTCTCACGCGCCTCGGTACCGGCACGCACGGCGCGATCGCTCAGGTCGATGAAGCCGAGGGCGAGCTGGCCGAGCTGCTGGATTGCCGCTTGCTGCGCGCGGGCATCGAAGCGGCCGCTGGCTTGTTGGGCGGCCATGTCGTCGGCGATCCGGCGCGCACGCCCGCGCAGATCGGGGGCCTGGGCCGCGGCACCCTCTGCCAGAACCAGCGCCAGAACCATCGCCGCCGCAGCGCGCCGGCGCCGGGCGGGGGTGGAGCGCGTGGAAGTCGCGGCTGCGAGCGGTTTCATCAGCATGGTGTCACGACCGCGGATTGGTCTTGGTGGCGGAGTTGTCGTCACGACAACTCGCCCATGAACTTCGCCATCTCGACCTTCCAGCGGCTGCCGAAGGTCAGCACCACCACTTCGCGCAGCAGCGCCTTCTGCTCGTCGAGTTGAATCAACTCGCCGCCGCCAGCCTTGGCCAGCTCGCCGAAGACCTGCGAGACCTGGTGATAGAACTCGGGCATCGGCGATGGCTTGAACGGCTCCTTGCCGTGCAGTGAGCGCCACAGCTGGCGATCGAACTCATCGTGCATGCGCTTGGTGACGTCGACGGCGCTGACATAGCCGCCCTGGGCGTGAAAAGCTGCGATCAGGTCGCGCACCGCATCGACGTCCTCCGGGTGCGGCGGCGAGCCGCCCACCAGCACGATGATTTTCTTCGACTGCTTGCGCCAGCTCAACTCGTTGATGGCGGCGGCCATTCCTTCTTGCACCGCTTCCTCCCAGTCGCCCCCGCCGGAGGCGTTGATCTGCGCCAGGAAGTCACGCAGTTTCTGCGTCTTGAAGCTGAGGTCGCTCCATTTGACGACGTAATCGTCGCCTTGGTCGCGGTAAACCACGATGCCGATCCGCGCCGTGGGTACCATCCGGTGGATCGTCGCCACCAGTTTGGTCAGTTTCTCTTTCACGTCATCAATGACGAACTGCATGCTGTCGGTGGTGTCGATGACCAACGCGACATCGAGACCGACCTTGCGCAAGCCGCCGACGTAATCACCGAAGCCGCCGCCCAGACCGCCGATCGCCCCGGCGCCGAACGACAGCGGCGTCGACAGGTTGTCCACGCTCGGGCCGGCGCCGAGCTTGGGACCGATGCCTGCCAGCTGCGGCATTTCCGGAGCGCGCACGTTTTGCACCACCGGCCCGCGCGGCCGGGCTTGCTGCGGCGCCGTGCGCTGCACGTTGAGCACGCCCTCGAGGTCTTGCAGCGACGGCTCACCGTCGAGCTGCTCGGGGCCGACGCTGCTGTCGTCGATGACCTTGACCTTGATCTGCTCCGCCTGGCGGATGACGGTCAGCGTCATGGTGCCCAACAGCAACAACAGCGCGACGTGAACCGCGGCCGAAAACCCGAACCAGCGCAGCCCCTGTAAGCGCTGCCCCGACCACGGATCGAAGCGGGCGGGCTCGGGCGGTGCCGGCGGTTTGGCTAAGTCCTCGGCCATGCCGCGGCTCAGCTCCCGGAGCGGCGCTCAGCGGCAATCGCCACTTGCTGGGCGCCGGCCTTCTGCGCCAAGGAGAGGATTCGCACCGCGTTGCCGAAGAGCACTTCGCGATCGCCTTCGAGCACGACCGGGATGTCCGGCCGCGCGCTGACCAGGCCGCGCAGGACTTGTTCGAGATCGTCGAAGGCGGTGAGTTGGCTATTGACGAAGACCTCGTTCGCAGGCGTGACGGTGATGGTAATCTCGCGCGGCTGCGAGGTGGTTTGGTCCACCTCCGGCAAGCTGATCTTGGCGCCCGACTCCACCATGGCCGCGCTGGTGACCATGAAGATGATCAGCAGCACGAGGAAGATGTCGGTCAGCGGCGTGATGTTGATCTCGGCGACGATGGGCGAGCGCGCCCGCTTTTTGAGACTACCGAGCGCCATTGGCCTGCCGTCCCAAGTGGATGGCGTCGATCACCCGGTTGCACGCAATGGTCATGGCGGCTTCGATGCGCTCGACACGCGTTTGGAAGTAATTGTAAGCGATAACCGCGATGATCGCGACGGCTAAGCCCAGGGCGGTGGCGACCAGCGCCTCGGAAATACCTGCGGCCACCACCGAGAAGCCGCCGCTACCCATCAGCGCCATGTTGTGAAAGGCCTTGATGATCCCGACCACGGTGCCGAACAGGCCAATGAACGGTGCGCTGGCGCCGACCGTCGCCAGTACCCACAGCGGTCCCTTGAGGGCTTCGAGCTCCTCGAAGCGCTTCTCCTCGGTCAGATCGGCGAGGTATTCGAGCGAGTCCTTCTGATGGCGGGCGAGCACGTCGGAGAAGATCCGGCCCGCGGGCAGGTCGCCCTGTTCATGCGACAGCGCCAGCGCGTCGGGGAAGTTGCCCTGCTCCAGCGCCGGGCAAAGCCGATTGGCCAGACTCAGGCTGCCGGAGATCAAGTTGCGCAACGACCACAGCCGTTCGAAGATGATGGTCACGGTGACGAGCGAGAACACGATCAGGGGATAGGTGGCGAGCCACCCCTGCTGAATCATGTCGAGGACACTTAAGCCTTCCACGAGCGGACCTCCTTAGTATGCGCTTGCCGGGTGTGGCTGTTCCCAACCGGTCTGCATCGGCCCGCGGCGGCACCGGTGATTGCCGTGCGCGCGCGATAACGCGATGGGCGAAGGGAAGAACCCTGCTTCAGTTGTCTCGGCAGCCACGATCAGCCGGCGCGCAAGTCTGAAATTTCGT contains:
- a CDS encoding ABC transporter ATP-binding protein; its protein translation is MATVTVAPRPAAQPPAILQSAAERSHSAAAALRVEDLRKSYGEIEAVRGVTFEVHEGEVFGLLGPNGAGKTTTISIIATWLRSSGGAAYVFGHNVSAAATVRTLIGVAPQEISLYPGLSAAENLRFFGRIFGVRGAALRERVRQLLALVELDARADDPVVTFSGGMKRRLNLAVSLIHRPRLLLLDEPTVGVDPHSREHIFSIVRNLRQEGTAILYTTHYMEEAEQLCDRIAIVDEGRLIAMGHLGDLLAAAGCAEVIELRGLPPATDLSPLNSAAGVCGSERGDGVLRIFTDGAGRALPAVSALIGRYSDTVAIQIAPLSLQTLFLRLTGKELRD
- a CDS encoding TolC family protein — encoded protein: MKQVTAVGAMLLALMLGSAAGASEAGGALSLGECIRAALAYSPDLGVAAADIAAAQARLAEAEAGRLGEAGYTQVLGLVNEARGNATYSPDTKDAFFSGLAPFTRLDLHLAIPLMTFGKLQAALAAAQHGLESQRALSVERRAAIVDSTKQLYYGLMLARQLGGVLREMQETLDKAVATTEQRIAEKAAGVTQLDLLKLKVGRARFAKGVVEVEASAQLARTALARMVGRPGDAAFDIADRRLQPVAIALLPIDDYLARALDRRAQWAALQAGLAAQQAKVAIEEAEYYPKVFFSTGLQFARAGNRTEQSNPFANDEFNYLRPVGVLGVDWDLNFLSTRAKVDQARAELERLRAQRREAETGLPLELRKAYLDVTRTRDTVTAAEEGRKAGRGLLVLTVSNFDLALGSAEELFDGLGAYTESSSDYFRAVHDYNVAVATLSRIVGELTDLQY
- a CDS encoding ABC transporter substrate-binding protein, which gives rise to MVERLQTGRRGSLLVALLLAGVCCGSGSPARAGTALDYTREVLERARAIVNADHPHNQKLAELEKLLEGFLDTDYMGKDALGEHVKHFTATQQQEFLKLFRTLFQRTYLQKLLFFDKPVFEYVGEAAAGALTQVNTKIVTPRDEFLVSYRMRAASGRWLATDIQVEDLSLTSNFRQQLDRQLSKGAVDTLLDSMRRKFGGATDDTP
- a CDS encoding M1 family metallopeptidase; its protein translation is MPEAEFRLDPHVRPSHYAVHITPDLTAGSFEGEVSMALELGRACNAIELHAADLAIEHAELVAGDTNVTATVTPHPKRETVELRLPARVGAGAATLRLGFSGALQKHLRGLYAATSNGRRYAFTQLEAADARRFFPCFDEPAYKARFTFSVTTEAQHEVVSNNPVERVEHHGQGRKTVFFTTTPKLSTYLCALAIGELEATAERFVGRTPIRIWHVPGKDHLTGFALEAAAESLARLEKYFGLPYPYAKLDLLAVPDFEAGAMENAGAVTFRETLLLVDPATITLAEQKRIAEVIAHELAHMWYGDLVTMAWWDDLWLNEAFATWMAIRIVDEWKPEWRMWNNFAHHRATALSLDALANTHPIYTEVRSPAQATENFDAITYEKGAAVVRMIESYLGPTAFRRGVRQYIRSHREGNATAADLWRALEAASGQKVARVARGWIEQPGFPLLAARRIERNGQAVLELRQTRFFANPKAKPTGQRWPLPVVVKSPATRQPARQLLTAGRGAMALGPARRVPWVYANAAEGGFYHVLHDEGTLAALRAGNFTALTPVERLGLVGHQWAAVRAGHAEIGSFLDLAGSLGSESDFDVLDALASALRFVDDQLVPAVDGGPTFRRWLAGTYEAAWQQLGWQAAAGETDDVRLRRASVLRLAGDIASSPAIVAEVPDRFAAYLRDRHALEPNLADPLIAMAAREGDGDRYEQFLAAVRQAQTPQERRRYQLALGDFRSPALIERTLELTLSEEVSTQDVGLLLVRLFANPGARAAAWQFLKRRWAELSQRLPPMMVSRVIDATTQLQTSAYKHEVAAFFRAHPVPTAARALKQALERFALNQELRQRAGKGLQVWLAAR
- a CDS encoding 2-C-methyl-D-erythritol 2,4-cyclodiphosphate synthase, whose translation is MRIGHGFDIHRLVSGRPLRLAGITVPYEAGLLGHSDGDVVLHAVCDALLGAIAAGDVGRLFPDSDPRFKGIDSTELLREVVRRVHGLGYVVRNLDVTVQAERPRLAEHIESMRTRLAELLVVDSSMVSVKAKTMEGLDAVGRGEAIAATAVVLCKPVTKDE
- a CDS encoding ABC transporter permease, with the translated sequence MNNLRKLLWVVRKDLRLIARDRSALVFVVIVPIIVILVVAETQGGGSANIVLPVVNEDQGPVANALMKVFREHVEVREVERGQAAAWVRDGKTAAAAMVLPAGMSKRYLTNRPSTIELLTDPAQGTELSAIKIVMLLADREAAALGDPFHEELLTLAERPLTGERLKFSSLEQNVPGFSVTFVLLSLLLSVAFGLRDEEAWGTSGRIAIAPIAPWAVLGGKLLARVLVGVAQLTLLLLFGHFMYRLSLGHSVLAFVLTVFAIVFSMASFSVIIAAVARTREQIIPVGLSAMFILAAIGGCWWPFFEQPRWMQVVAQGAMTTWSMVALHDVMLRNRTLLEIAPTLALLLAYGAVSFAIGQRLFRYAEN
- a CDS encoding HigA family addiction module antidote protein translates to MFAGRVENPLNEELLKPLGLGQYRLARNINVESRRINAIILGKRAITADTALRLSR